Proteins co-encoded in one Halorussus vallis genomic window:
- a CDS encoding plastocyanin/azurin family copper-binding protein codes for MTDAEGSQTVSRRGFMRAAAGGAAAAGAAGTAAAQETSGGGGGTKTVVVGPGGSLKFEPADLTIAPGTTVKWTWESDNHNVVPESVPDGASWEGTKGAPSKTYNTGHTYTHTFDSTGTYEYFCQPHKTAGMTGSITVQEGGASSGSSQPAIPSSAKTLGIATTTALVFTLGLAYFFLKYGGDYGEVNE; via the coding sequence ATGACAGACGCGGAAGGCAGCCAGACGGTGTCGCGGCGCGGATTCATGCGCGCCGCCGCGGGCGGGGCGGCGGCCGCGGGCGCCGCCGGGACCGCCGCGGCGCAGGAAACCAGCGGCGGTGGTGGCGGGACGAAGACCGTGGTGGTCGGCCCCGGCGGGAGCCTGAAGTTCGAACCCGCGGACCTGACCATCGCACCCGGTACCACCGTCAAATGGACCTGGGAGTCCGACAACCACAACGTGGTGCCCGAGAGCGTCCCCGACGGCGCTAGCTGGGAGGGGACGAAGGGTGCGCCGAGCAAGACGTACAACACCGGCCACACCTACACGCACACGTTCGACAGCACGGGGACCTACGAGTACTTCTGCCAGCCCCACAAGACCGCCGGCATGACCGGTTCCATCACCGTCCAGGAAGGCGGTGCGAGCAGCGGGAGCAGCCAACCCGCCATCCCCTCCAGCGCGAAGACGCTCGGCATCGCGACCACGACCGCGCTCGTGTTCACGCTCGGTCTGGCCTACTTCTTCCTGAAGTACGGCGGCGACTACGGCGAAGTCAACGAGTAA
- a CDS encoding type II toxin-antitoxin system RatA family toxin: protein MDSVEVSTVVYVPPEEAYEFLVDFPGYAKYSKYLTGVERHGDGEAGTEYDLHLQWWKLNYTVRSEVVDLDPPDRIDWKLVKDLDAHGSWLVEHAPEEAPEDRETASRVRLVIRFDADSASADMLDLPKLVSLGWVVKKVEPLVLEEAERVVARIVEDLEGERRPVDLTVHDSPDTI from the coding sequence GTGGACAGCGTCGAAGTCAGTACGGTCGTCTACGTGCCGCCCGAGGAGGCCTACGAGTTCCTCGTCGACTTCCCCGGCTACGCGAAGTACTCGAAGTACCTCACCGGCGTCGAGCGCCACGGCGACGGCGAAGCGGGAACCGAGTACGACCTCCACCTCCAGTGGTGGAAATTGAACTACACCGTCCGCTCGGAGGTGGTCGACCTCGACCCGCCCGACCGCATCGACTGGAAGCTAGTCAAGGACCTCGACGCCCACGGGAGTTGGCTGGTCGAACACGCCCCCGAGGAGGCGCCTGAGGACCGCGAAACAGCCTCGCGGGTTCGACTGGTTATCCGTTTCGACGCCGACTCGGCGAGCGCCGACATGCTCGACCTCCCCAAACTCGTCTCGCTCGGCTGGGTCGTCAAGAAGGTCGAACCCCTGGTGCTGGAGGAGGCAGAGCGCGTGGTCGCGCGCATCGTCGAGGACCTCGAAGGCGAGCGCCGCCCGGTGGACCTGACGGTGCACGACTCGCCGGACACCATCTGA
- a CDS encoding FAD-dependent oxidoreductase, with amino-acid sequence MADEVPAYDVVVVGGGVAGLSAGVFTARADLDTLVLNHGVSILQRNAHLENYLGFPLGVDSRLFGLLAEEQAEEAGCELREEKVTSVVRADDVPADDADDGGFRVETEAGESFAARRVVAASWKDADYLAELGVERVEDGSKQYVTVDEAGRTNVEGLYAAGRLAEQYHQAIVAAGHGAQVGITLVGDADPEFYHDWVVPEGYFTRRDRDVPKGCEEISEDERKRRAERSHARLAEYLDEWDDRTPVPHPSFRDDVSE; translated from the coding sequence ATGGCAGACGAAGTTCCAGCGTACGACGTCGTCGTCGTCGGCGGCGGCGTCGCCGGCCTGTCGGCGGGCGTGTTCACCGCCCGCGCCGACCTCGACACGCTCGTTCTGAATCACGGAGTCTCCATCCTCCAGCGAAACGCCCACCTCGAGAACTACCTGGGCTTCCCGCTCGGCGTCGACTCTCGACTGTTCGGCCTGCTCGCGGAAGAGCAGGCGGAGGAGGCCGGGTGCGAACTCCGAGAAGAGAAGGTCACGTCCGTCGTCCGCGCGGACGACGTACCCGCTGACGACGCTGACGACGGAGGCTTTCGCGTAGAAACCGAAGCGGGCGAGTCGTTCGCGGCCCGGCGCGTGGTCGCCGCCTCGTGGAAGGACGCCGACTATCTCGCCGAACTCGGCGTAGAGCGCGTCGAGGACGGAAGTAAGCAGTACGTAACCGTCGACGAAGCGGGCCGAACGAACGTCGAGGGACTCTACGCTGCGGGCCGACTGGCCGAGCAGTACCACCAGGCCATCGTCGCGGCGGGCCACGGCGCGCAGGTGGGTATCACGCTGGTCGGCGACGCCGACCCCGAGTTCTACCACGACTGGGTGGTCCCGGAGGGGTACTTCACCCGGCGGGACCGCGACGTGCCGAAGGGGTGCGAGGAGATAAGCGAGGACGAGCGCAAGCGTCGGGCCGAGCGGTCCCACGCCCGTCTCGCGGAGTATCTCGACGAGTGGGACGACCGGACGCCCGTCCCGCATCCGAGTTTCCGCGACGACGTCTCCGAGTGA
- a CDS encoding DUF7344 domain-containing protein — protein sequence MTEATSLDRPLDVDSAFDLLSEARRRGVLYALDRNERTNVDTLAARLSRWEADDGKTSTVDDIRTMLVHSHLPKLADAGVVTYDHESGVVEATEKTAELEPLLRCTRERDPLLPRIGVSHAPKWVRETGD from the coding sequence ATGACCGAAGCAACCTCCCTCGACCGACCGCTCGACGTGGACTCGGCTTTCGACCTGCTGAGCGAGGCCCGGCGCCGCGGCGTCCTCTACGCGCTCGACCGGAACGAGCGGACGAACGTCGACACGCTGGCGGCGCGCCTCTCGCGCTGGGAGGCCGACGACGGCAAGACGTCGACCGTCGACGACATCCGGACGATGCTCGTCCACTCCCACCTGCCGAAACTTGCCGACGCCGGCGTGGTGACGTACGACCACGAGTCCGGCGTGGTGGAGGCGACCGAGAAGACGGCCGAACTCGAACCGCTACTGCGGTGTACGCGCGAGCGCGACCCGTTGCTCCCGAGAATCGGCGTCTCGCACGCTCCGAAGTGGGTGCGCGAAACCGGCGACTGA
- the coaBC gene encoding bifunctional phosphopantothenoylcysteine decarboxylase/phosphopantothenate--cysteine ligase CoaBC, with translation MLSGVNVALGVTGSIAAVKVVELAHELRRRGASVRAVMTESARGILHPWAVEFATGNPVVTEITGRVEHVELCGRDGWADVFLLAPATANTVGKIAAAVDDTPVTTTATTALGAGVPVVVAPAMHEPMYDHPGVLDAIDRVESWGVSFVDPRIEEGKAKIATEDAIALEVARATSPDPFAGANVVVTSGATAEPIDPVRVLTNRSSGNTGRAVARACYVLGADVTLVHGVVGPHSVGRGDAAADEVPYAELVDVETAEEMLDAVLDRASAGAADALVSVAAVGDYTVEAADEKIRSGQDLSLDLTPTPKLIDRVREVSDVPIVGFKAETSGDDEAMVARARETLRRADLSFVVANDAGVMGENRTRALFVRENTVREHTGTKAELGRRVAESLAAELD, from the coding sequence ATGCTCTCGGGAGTGAACGTGGCGCTGGGCGTGACCGGCAGTATCGCGGCGGTGAAGGTAGTCGAACTGGCCCACGAACTGCGACGCCGCGGGGCGTCCGTCAGGGCCGTGATGACCGAGAGCGCTCGGGGCATCCTCCACCCCTGGGCGGTCGAGTTCGCGACCGGTAATCCGGTCGTAACCGAGATCACCGGCCGGGTCGAGCACGTCGAACTGTGCGGTCGGGACGGGTGGGCCGACGTCTTCCTGCTCGCGCCCGCCACGGCGAACACCGTCGGGAAGATCGCGGCCGCCGTCGACGACACGCCGGTCACCACCACGGCGACGACCGCGCTCGGCGCGGGCGTTCCGGTCGTCGTCGCGCCCGCGATGCACGAACCGATGTACGACCACCCCGGCGTGCTGGACGCCATCGACCGCGTCGAGTCGTGGGGCGTCTCGTTCGTCGACCCCCGAATCGAGGAGGGCAAGGCCAAGATCGCGACCGAGGACGCCATCGCGCTCGAAGTCGCGCGCGCGACCTCGCCCGACCCGTTCGCGGGCGCGAACGTCGTCGTCACCAGCGGCGCGACCGCCGAACCGATAGACCCCGTGCGCGTGCTGACGAATCGCTCGTCGGGCAATACCGGCCGCGCGGTCGCGCGCGCCTGCTACGTCCTGGGCGCCGACGTGACGCTGGTCCACGGTGTCGTCGGCCCCCACTCGGTCGGCCGCGGCGACGCCGCGGCCGACGAAGTGCCGTACGCGGAACTCGTGGACGTCGAAACCGCCGAGGAGATGCTCGACGCGGTGCTCGACCGCGCGTCGGCGGGGGCCGCCGACGCGCTGGTTTCGGTGGCGGCCGTCGGCGACTACACCGTCGAGGCGGCCGACGAGAAGATCCGCTCGGGCCAGGACCTCTCGCTCGACCTGACGCCGACGCCGAAACTCATCGACCGCGTCCGGGAGGTTTCGGATGTCCCCATCGTGGGCTTCAAGGCCGAGACGAGCGGCGACGACGAGGCGATGGTCGCACGCGCCCGCGAGACGCTCCGACGGGCCGACCTCTCGTTCGTCGTCGCCAACGACGCTGGCGTGATGGGCGAGAACCGCACACGGGCGCTGTTCGTCCGCGAGAACACCGTCAGGGAACACACCGGGACCAAAGCGGAACTCGGACGCCGAGTCGCCGAGTCGCTGGCCGCGGAACTCGACTGA
- the mnhG gene encoding monovalent cation/H(+) antiporter subunit G has product MNVIQQAVVAALVVVGSFFLLVGTIGLLRLPDVYNRMHATSKATTLGAASIFLAGFVYYGPENAGLTSLVGILFLFITAPTGAHLISRSAEKMGIPFFGDQVTWPGDNDEYDASNGD; this is encoded by the coding sequence ATGAACGTGATACAGCAAGCGGTCGTCGCGGCGCTCGTCGTCGTCGGGAGTTTCTTCCTGCTGGTCGGCACCATCGGCCTGCTCCGACTCCCCGACGTGTACAACCGGATGCACGCCACCAGCAAGGCGACCACCCTCGGGGCGGCGTCCATCTTCCTCGCCGGATTCGTCTACTACGGCCCGGAGAACGCGGGGCTGACCTCGCTGGTCGGCATCCTCTTTCTGTTCATCACCGCGCCGACCGGCGCCCACCTCATCTCCCGGTCGGCCGAGAAGATGGGCATCCCGTTCTTCGGCGATCAGGTGACCTGGCCCGGCGACAACGACGAATACGACGCATCCAACGGGGATTAA
- a CDS encoding monovalent cation/H+ antiporter complex subunit F, with protein sequence MASELAGVPAAVINVALVLVSALTLLAGYRVIKGPTVPDRVVALDTIATNVVAIAVLFALQRGRGLFVTVSLVLAIIGFISTIAVSQYVVEGDIIE encoded by the coding sequence ATGGCGAGTGAACTGGCCGGCGTCCCCGCGGCGGTCATCAACGTCGCGCTCGTCCTCGTCAGCGCGCTCACCCTGCTCGCTGGCTATCGGGTCATCAAGGGACCGACGGTCCCCGACCGGGTGGTCGCGCTCGACACCATCGCGACCAACGTGGTCGCCATCGCCGTCCTGTTCGCGCTCCAGCGCGGACGGGGACTGTTCGTCACGGTGAGCCTGGTCCTCGCCATCATCGGGTTCATCAGCACCATCGCGGTCAGCCAGTACGTCGTCGAAGGAGACATCATCGAATGA
- a CDS encoding Na+/H+ antiporter subunit E: MTTRKWPVIGVLLAVLWLFVRGVELAADRVLAEFLIGLAFGFPIAFAFRRFYADQWALSRNFRAAPYAALYVGVFLKELLTANLDVAYRVLAPSMPIEPDVVAVPLRVQTDAAITTIANSITLTPGTLTMDYDEETNTLYVHGITGRNREAILEPIRAWEDYALVIFDEERKPGDPVPETPLASPEEGRADGGPQVDREGGESDGE; encoded by the coding sequence GTGACGACCCGGAAGTGGCCGGTCATCGGCGTCCTGCTGGCGGTGCTCTGGCTGTTCGTCCGCGGGGTCGAACTCGCCGCCGACCGCGTGCTCGCGGAGTTCCTCATCGGCCTGGCGTTCGGCTTTCCCATCGCGTTCGCCTTCCGGCGGTTCTACGCCGATCAGTGGGCGCTCTCGCGCAATTTCCGGGCCGCGCCCTACGCCGCGCTCTACGTCGGGGTGTTCCTCAAGGAACTGTTGACCGCGAACCTCGACGTGGCGTACCGCGTGCTCGCGCCGAGCATGCCCATCGAACCCGACGTGGTGGCGGTCCCGCTCCGGGTCCAGACCGACGCGGCAATCACTACCATCGCCAACAGCATCACCCTGACCCCCGGCACGCTCACCATGGACTACGACGAAGAAACCAACACGCTGTACGTGCACGGCATCACCGGCCGCAACCGCGAGGCGATTCTCGAACCGATTCGGGCGTGGGAAGACTACGCCCTCGTCATCTTCGACGAGGAGCGCAAGCCCGGCGACCCCGTCCCCGAGACGCCCCTCGCCTCGCCGGAGGAGGGTCGGGCCGACGGTGGCCCGCAGGTCGACCGTGAAGGAGGTGAGTCCGATGGCGAGTGA
- a CDS encoding complex I subunit 5 family protein has translation MSEQFVIAPLLVALATAIATLLTRRFGRVQSTVSLLGGLGYLGAVAWLVSEVDPLGASRVVGYQLSDWRAPFGITLVADPLSAFMLSFSAVLAVVALAFSVKYVDTFGQRVSYHPLFHFMMVGVTGSFLTGDIFNLFVWFEVMLMSSYVLVVFYSGPQHTRAALQYVVLNLVGSAVMLLAIGGLYSTTGTLNMADLARRLQTAQVAPAPVLGLSALLFAVFALKAGLAPFQFWVPAAYRAAPAPVSAMLAGVVKKVGVYAIVRLYFTVFAGASLGGLSLPGLSVPADGSSLLAFYGPILFVMATASIFVGGLGAIGRDDIDGLLAYSSIGQVGFIVLPLAIAATATSPEVRALGVAAALVYALNHGFAKGLLFLASGAVYDTVGTTEFPDLGGLAETAPVLSASFFVGALALIGIPPLSGFFGKLLVFDAAASAGSTLALAVALAGAILTIAYFSRAWNRGFWGEPSLLVQHGESTASLVVAVAVLAVAIVAFGIGFDVVMRAAESGAHAALDRQAYIDAVLQSAQSAQGGEHA, from the coding sequence GTGAGCGAGCAGTTCGTCATCGCGCCGCTGCTGGTGGCGCTCGCGACTGCCATCGCCACCCTGCTCACCCGGCGGTTCGGGAGAGTGCAATCGACCGTGAGTCTGCTCGGCGGCCTGGGCTACCTCGGCGCGGTCGCGTGGCTCGTCTCGGAGGTCGACCCGCTGGGCGCGAGTCGCGTCGTCGGTTACCAGCTTTCGGACTGGCGCGCGCCGTTCGGCATCACGCTGGTCGCCGACCCGCTGTCGGCGTTCATGCTGTCGTTCTCGGCGGTGCTCGCCGTCGTCGCGCTCGCGTTCTCGGTGAAGTACGTCGACACCTTCGGCCAGCGGGTTTCCTACCACCCGCTGTTCCACTTCATGATGGTCGGGGTCACCGGGTCGTTCCTCACCGGCGACATCTTCAACCTCTTCGTCTGGTTCGAGGTGATGCTGATGTCGAGTTACGTCCTGGTCGTCTTCTACAGCGGCCCCCAGCACACCCGCGCGGCGCTCCAGTACGTGGTGTTGAACCTCGTCGGAAGCGCCGTGATGCTGCTGGCCATCGGCGGCCTCTACTCGACGACCGGCACGCTCAACATGGCCGACCTCGCCCGGCGACTCCAGACCGCGCAGGTCGCGCCCGCGCCGGTGCTGGGCCTGTCGGCCCTGCTGTTCGCGGTGTTCGCACTGAAGGCCGGCCTCGCGCCGTTCCAGTTCTGGGTGCCCGCGGCCTACCGCGCCGCGCCCGCGCCCGTCTCGGCGATGCTCGCCGGCGTCGTCAAGAAGGTCGGCGTCTACGCCATCGTCCGACTCTACTTCACCGTCTTCGCGGGCGCGAGCCTCGGCGGCCTCTCGCTGCCCGGCCTCTCCGTTCCGGCCGACGGCTCCTCGCTGCTGGCGTTCTACGGGCCGATACTGTTCGTCATGGCGACCGCGAGCATCTTCGTCGGCGGCCTCGGTGCGATCGGCCGCGACGACATCGACGGCCTGCTCGCGTACTCCTCCATCGGTCAGGTCGGGTTCATCGTCCTGCCGCTGGCCATCGCCGCGACGGCGACTTCGCCGGAGGTCCGGGCGCTCGGCGTCGCCGCGGCGCTCGTCTACGCGCTCAACCACGGCTTCGCGAAGGGACTGCTGTTCCTCGCCAGCGGCGCGGTGTACGACACCGTCGGCACCACCGAGTTCCCCGACCTGGGCGGTCTGGCCGAAACCGCGCCGGTGCTGTCGGCGAGTTTCTTCGTCGGCGCGCTCGCGCTCATCGGCATCCCGCCGCTGTCGGGCTTCTTCGGGAAACTGCTGGTGTTCGACGCGGCGGCCAGCGCCGGGTCGACGCTCGCGCTCGCCGTCGCGCTGGCGGGTGCTATCCTCACCATCGCGTACTTCTCGCGCGCCTGGAACCGGGGCTTCTGGGGCGAACCCAGCCTGCTGGTCCAGCACGGCGAGTCGACGGCGTCGCTGGTCGTCGCCGTGGCCGTCCTCGCGGTCGCAATCGTCGCGTTCGGTATCGGCTTCGACGTGGTGATGCGGGCGGCCGAGTCGGGCGCCCACGCCGCCCTCGACAGGCAGGCGTACATCGACGCCGTGTTGCAGAGCGCCCAGAGCGCCCAGGGAGGTGAGCACGCGTGA
- a CDS encoding sodium:proton antiporter, giving the protein MSAENPQFVLAVTLGFLFALGTFLVLRRDIVRVVWGVTIISQSANVYLVTMGGFSGGVPFLGHGGGGGEHAAVTDPLVQALVLTAIVIGFGTTAFALVLTYRVYQEHGTIDLLELGEKA; this is encoded by the coding sequence ATGAGCGCCGAGAACCCGCAGTTCGTGCTGGCGGTCACGCTCGGCTTCCTGTTCGCGCTCGGGACGTTCCTCGTCCTCCGGCGTGACATCGTCCGGGTCGTCTGGGGCGTCACCATCATCAGCCAGTCGGCGAACGTCTACCTGGTGACGATGGGCGGCTTCTCGGGCGGCGTCCCGTTCCTCGGCCACGGCGGCGGGGGCGGCGAACACGCCGCCGTGACCGACCCCCTGGTCCAGGCGCTCGTACTGACCGCCATCGTCATCGGTTTCGGCACGACCGCGTTCGCGCTCGTGCTCACCTACCGGGTGTACCAGGAGCACGGCACCATCGACCTGCTGGAACTGGGTGAGAAGGCGTGA
- a CDS encoding MnhB domain-containing protein: MSTVIARTVTRTVVPIILVTAVALLLQGHNLPGGGFIAGVLTTTAFALIYIIYGLDYLEEELLHQFREPLLESMRHGIVENYQIAFGVGLALAAVAGLVPILFGHNFLYQTYWVLHHLPIYGELHVASALAFDLGVYCVVVGALLTILAVVGSE; encoded by the coding sequence ATGAGTACCGTCATCGCACGAACCGTCACGCGGACAGTGGTACCGATAATCCTCGTGACCGCCGTCGCCCTGCTGTTGCAGGGCCACAACCTCCCCGGCGGCGGCTTCATCGCCGGGGTGCTGACGACGACGGCGTTCGCGCTGATATACATCATCTACGGGCTGGACTACCTGGAGGAGGAACTGCTCCACCAGTTCCGCGAACCCCTGCTGGAGTCGATGCGCCACGGCATCGTCGAGAACTACCAGATCGCGTTCGGCGTCGGCCTGGCGCTGGCCGCCGTCGCGGGACTGGTGCCCATCCTGTTCGGGCACAACTTCCTCTACCAGACGTACTGGGTGCTCCACCACCTGCCGATTTACGGCGAACTCCACGTCGCCAGCGCGCTGGCGTTCGACCTCGGCGTCTACTGCGTCGTCGTCGGTGCCCTGCTCACGATCCTCGCGGTGGTGGGAAGCGAATGA
- the mbhE gene encoding hydrogen gas-evolving membrane-bound hydrogenase subunit E yields MQPTTDPTAAAVLAVVFVPFAAAALVPLVYRVLGERTAYYAAAVALACFSLVASQYGTHGQVVVPWIDSLGVSLRFYVDGLSLLVGFLASGVGVLILTYSGGYMHDEPGKPKYYAALLAFMGSMLGVAFAADLIALFVFWELTSLSSFVLIGHYQRTDDSRYAARKSMLITVSGGLFMLVGFLLLHEVVAEMATDANAFSIVYMLEHAEAVQEELRAAGLFVPVLGLLVVGAATKSAQVPAHIWLPNAMEAPTPVSAFLHSATMVKAGVYLLGRFRPVLVSHEWELLLVALGLTTMTVAAVLAVAATDIKELLAYSTASHLGLIVAGFGFVSELGGETGAFHILNHAMFKAALFLVAGIIAHEAGTRRIQGLGGLKEDLPITAAIAAVASLGMAGVPPFNGFYSKEFLFEAAYHAAAHSGGLAWLFPVVAVFGSVFTFLYSIRFLMLFFGEKPTGLHTVHTPPKTMLVPPLILATAAGIIGLGGVTATFGVPITPLNHFVGEVFASVLPPAEAEGVHFGYHLPKHVSPAAVMSAVTIGVGAAAYPFYGRLHDGINRLLDVDPLRANWYYDGAVFGANGLSDRVTPLVQNGLLRTYATWTFATVSALALSGYVAAGISIPAFEGLGLSPALLLVLLVAVVGAVAVSIAPSHVSGVLTLSILGFMVAVFYVLADAPDLALTQLVVETLSLVIFLLVLDKLPAFYGTASRSRMIRDGMLSVAVGATVFVTVLVTTDTSPANPITDFFTNPAVTVEKAGGHNIVNVILVDFRAFDTMGEISVVAMAALSVLTLIAMRERGETQ; encoded by the coding sequence GTGCAACCGACAACGGACCCGACAGCGGCGGCGGTGCTGGCCGTCGTGTTCGTGCCGTTCGCGGCCGCCGCGCTGGTGCCGCTCGTCTATCGCGTTCTCGGCGAGCGCACCGCTTACTACGCGGCCGCGGTCGCGCTGGCGTGTTTCTCGCTCGTCGCCAGCCAGTACGGCACCCACGGTCAGGTCGTCGTACCGTGGATCGACTCACTCGGCGTCTCGCTGCGCTTCTACGTCGACGGTCTCTCGCTGCTCGTCGGCTTCCTGGCGAGCGGCGTGGGCGTGCTCATCCTCACCTACTCGGGCGGATACATGCACGACGAACCGGGGAAGCCGAAGTACTACGCCGCGCTGCTGGCGTTCATGGGGTCGATGCTCGGCGTCGCGTTCGCGGCCGACCTCATCGCGCTGTTCGTCTTCTGGGAACTCACCAGCCTCTCGTCGTTCGTGCTCATCGGCCACTACCAGCGGACCGACGACTCGCGGTACGCCGCCCGGAAGTCGATGCTCATCACCGTCTCCGGCGGCCTGTTCATGCTCGTGGGGTTCCTGTTGCTCCACGAGGTCGTCGCGGAAATGGCGACCGACGCCAACGCCTTCAGCATCGTCTACATGCTCGAACACGCCGAGGCGGTCCAGGAGGAACTCCGCGCAGCGGGCCTGTTCGTCCCGGTCCTTGGCCTGCTCGTCGTCGGCGCGGCCACCAAGTCGGCCCAGGTGCCCGCCCACATCTGGCTGCCGAACGCGATGGAGGCGCCCACGCCGGTTTCGGCGTTCCTCCACTCCGCGACGATGGTCAAGGCGGGCGTCTACCTCCTCGGGCGGTTCCGCCCCGTCCTGGTGAGCCACGAGTGGGAACTCCTGCTGGTCGCGCTCGGCCTGACGACGATGACCGTCGCCGCGGTGCTGGCGGTGGCGGCCACCGACATCAAGGAACTGCTGGCGTACTCGACCGCCTCCCACCTGGGCCTCATCGTCGCCGGGTTCGGCTTCGTCTCGGAACTGGGCGGCGAGACGGGGGCGTTCCACATCCTGAACCACGCGATGTTCAAGGCCGCGCTCTTCCTCGTCGCGGGCATCATCGCCCACGAGGCCGGAACCAGGCGCATCCAGGGCCTCGGCGGGTTGAAGGAGGACCTGCCGATAACCGCGGCCATCGCCGCGGTCGCCTCGCTCGGGATGGCGGGCGTGCCGCCGTTCAACGGCTTCTACTCCAAGGAGTTCCTGTTCGAGGCGGCCTACCACGCCGCCGCCCACTCGGGCGGCCTGGCGTGGCTCTTCCCGGTCGTCGCGGTGTTCGGGAGCGTGTTCACCTTCCTCTACTCGATTCGCTTCCTGATGCTGTTCTTCGGCGAGAAGCCGACCGGCCTCCACACGGTCCACACCCCGCCGAAGACGATGCTCGTCCCGCCGCTGATCCTGGCCACCGCGGCCGGCATCATCGGCCTCGGCGGGGTCACCGCGACGTTCGGCGTTCCCATCACGCCGCTCAACCACTTCGTCGGCGAGGTGTTCGCCAGCGTCCTCCCGCCGGCGGAAGCGGAGGGCGTCCACTTCGGCTACCACCTGCCCAAGCACGTCAGTCCGGCCGCGGTGATGAGCGCCGTCACCATCGGTGTCGGCGCGGCCGCCTACCCCTTCTACGGCCGACTCCACGACGGAATCAATCGCCTGCTCGACGTCGACCCCCTACGGGCGAACTGGTACTACGACGGCGCGGTGTTCGGCGCGAACGGCCTGAGCGACCGAGTCACACCGCTGGTCCAGAACGGACTGCTCCGGACCTACGCGACGTGGACGTTCGCCACCGTCTCGGCGCTCGCGCTGTCGGGCTACGTCGCGGCGGGAATCTCGATTCCGGCGTTCGAGGGCCTCGGCCTCTCGCCGGCGCTGTTGCTCGTCCTGCTGGTCGCCGTCGTCGGCGCCGTCGCGGTGAGCATCGCGCCCTCGCACGTCTCGGGCGTGCTGACCCTCTCGATTCTGGGGTTCATGGTCGCGGTGTTCTACGTGCTGGCCGACGCCCCCGACCTCGCGCTGACCCAGTTGGTCGTCGAGACGCTCTCGCTGGTCATCTTCCTGCTGGTGCTGGACAAGTTACCGGCGTTCTACGGCACGGCGAGTCGGTCGCGGATGATACGCGACGGGATGCTCTCGGTTGCGGTCGGCGCGACCGTCTTCGTCACGGTGTTGGTCACGACCGACACGAGTCCCGCCAACCCCATCACCGACTTCTTCACGAACCCCGCGGTGACCGTCGAGAAGGCCGGCGGGCACAACATCGTGAACGTCATCCTGGTCGACTTCCGGGCGTTCGACACCATGGGCGAGATTTCGGTCGTCGCCATGGCCGCCCTCTCGGTGTTGACGCTGATCGCCATGCGCGAACGAGGTGAAACGCAATGA
- a CDS encoding homing endonuclease associated repeat-containing protein, whose amino-acid sequence MSRPSDGNADARAVDEEAALRAALQSLAARLGKTPTVVEMHEQGEFAPEEYQSAFGSWDAALEAAGLDPGEMGKRIPDRELLAELQRLEQQLGHTPTQRDMAEEGRYSTRTYQTRFGSWNDAIQQAMLSTNEISEKDLVRELERLADELGRPPKSTEMAELGEYAPVTYHRRFGSWRAALDATEFNRDPHAQLKEITEQALLEELRRLAAEHGGGPTAEVVDEHGRYSLQIYYERFGSLSAARERALDTESPSGGDSSREGESSDRTRGESVES is encoded by the coding sequence ATGAGCCGGCCCTCCGACGGGAACGCCGACGCGCGGGCGGTCGACGAGGAAGCCGCGCTTCGGGCGGCCCTCCAGTCGCTGGCCGCGCGTCTCGGCAAGACGCCGACCGTGGTCGAGATGCACGAGCAGGGCGAGTTCGCGCCCGAGGAGTACCAGTCGGCGTTCGGGAGCTGGGACGCCGCGCTGGAGGCCGCGGGCCTCGACCCCGGGGAGATGGGCAAGCGAATTCCCGACCGCGAACTACTGGCGGAGCTACAGCGACTCGAACAGCAACTCGGCCACACGCCGACCCAGCGCGACATGGCCGAGGAGGGCCGGTACTCGACCCGGACCTACCAGACGCGCTTCGGTAGCTGGAACGACGCCATCCAGCAGGCGATGCTCTCGACCAACGAGATTTCCGAGAAGGACCTGGTGCGCGAACTCGAACGGCTGGCCGACGAACTCGGCCGGCCGCCGAAGTCGACCGAGATGGCGGAACTCGGCGAGTACGCGCCCGTGACCTACCACCGCCGGTTCGGAAGCTGGCGCGCGGCGCTCGACGCGACCGAGTTCAACCGCGACCCCCACGCCCAACTAAAGGAGATCACCGAGCAGGCCCTGCTCGAGGAACTGCGCCGGCTCGCCGCCGAGCACGGCGGCGGGCCGACCGCCGAGGTCGTCGACGAACACGGCCGGTACTCGCTCCAGATTTACTACGAGCGGTTCGGCTCGCTGTCGGCGGCGCGAGAGCGCGCGCTCGACACGGAGTCGCCGTCTGGCGGTGACTCCTCGCGCGAGGGGGAGTCGTCCGATAGGACGCGCGGGGAGTCGGTGGAGTCCTGA